Proteins from a single region of Mucilaginibacter daejeonensis:
- a CDS encoding DUF2711 family protein, with protein MPKSYLDISTTTMENIFDTNQLYPDYEEPIKDHFKGYFDSVYVSFSPFFTIANSDAFNSVSSAKLVSDEEYRLLPEAVELSPNENRAIYVRDPQYPDNTAIVSSAKPVKWQQIIDHTLISNFAEMSLALRTSIGALRREYERTDLRDILIDQTSDLSVYHPIEGRINVLSLMQMYECLKDLHKTTLVVTDEFFEDRKVIDIGLMSLTQFVTEVHGYMYYFTEDRTVLFTIEWDSFFFLICADHDLLAHIVARYRFEGFYCDANTTHDWYLDAKQKR; from the coding sequence TTGCCCAAAAGCTATCTTGACATCTCTACCACCACCATGGAGAACATCTTTGACACTAACCAACTATATCCAGATTACGAAGAGCCGATCAAAGATCACTTCAAAGGGTATTTTGACAGCGTATATGTCAGCTTTTCACCATTTTTCACCATCGCTAACAGCGATGCTTTCAATAGTGTATCGAGTGCCAAACTTGTAAGCGATGAAGAGTACAGGCTGTTACCTGAAGCTGTTGAACTGTCACCCAATGAGAACCGGGCCATTTATGTGAGAGACCCACAGTATCCTGATAATACAGCGATCGTCAGTTCAGCCAAACCCGTTAAATGGCAGCAGATCATTGACCATACCTTGATCAGCAACTTTGCCGAGATGAGCCTGGCCTTACGAACATCCATAGGCGCACTGAGGAGAGAATACGAGCGAACCGACCTTCGAGACATCTTGATAGATCAGACGTCCGATCTATCCGTGTACCACCCGATCGAAGGCCGGATCAACGTACTTTCCCTAATGCAGATGTATGAATGCCTGAAAGACCTCCATAAAACGACACTCGTTGTAACTGACGAGTTCTTTGAGGACCGAAAGGTCATAGACATCGGGCTAATGTCTTTGACCCAGTTCGTTACTGAGGTGCATGGCTACATGTATTACTTTACCGAAGACCGGACGGTACTCTTCACAATAGAATGGGATAGCTTTTTCTTTTTGATATGTGCTGACCATGATCTGTTAGCCCACATTGTTGCCCGCTATAGATTCGAGGGGTTCTACTGCGATGCAAACACTACGCATGACTGGTACCTTGACGCCAAACAAAAGCGATGA
- a CDS encoding amidohydrolase family protein yields the protein MKKAYLGVLFTLITIPLWAQRWNVETSQGNTKKVTINTNEGTWMNLDVSPDGKTIAFDLLGDIYIMPITGGKATLISGGKAWEVQPRFSPDGKQIAFTSDRDGGDNIWIMNADGGARHPVTKENFRLLNNPAWTPDGQYIVARKHFTATRSLGAGELWMYHKIGGEGVQLTKRKNDQQDAGEPVVSPKGTFVYWSEDVTPGPNFQYNKDPNQGIYAIKRLNRNTGETETVTGGAGGACRPQLSHDGKLLAFVKRVRLKSVLYIHNLGTGEEWPVYNNLSHDQQETWAIFGTYPNFNWLPDDQHIIFYANGKIWNVDISTLNATNIPFEVTSQQSITDALHFQQKVFQEEFTVKMIRQLTTSPDGKRVAFNAAGYIYLKDLPSGKPERVTTSREFEYEPSFSPDGKQLVYTTWSDENKGTVSMVDLTTKRITRVTTERGLYYSPKFSNKGDKIIYRKGEGNDVLGYAFGKEPGIYIAPATGGSPQLILNNGVRPQFSSDDSKIFYQSTEADKKAFKMLDLLKPGISPKTLYTSQYATQFSPSPDGKWMAFTELYNCYITPMTMTGNAQELSSTNKALPLSRLTRDAGTYLHWSRNSEQLMWTLGPKYYKRSIRQAFPFTDMDNDKEKPSTDTAGTDIGLRLRTDVPAGKIAFTNVRIITMKGEEVIDKGTIVIDQNVIMALGKDVTPPADAKVYNMQGKTIIPGLVDVHGHLGVSPDGISPQQDWHYFANLAYGVTTSHDPSSNTEMVFSQSEMLKAGNMVGPRVYSTGTILYGADGDFKAVINSVDDALSHLRRLKAVGAFSVKSYNQPRREQRQQIIEAARQLQMEVVPEGGSTFFTNMSMIADGHTGIEHNIPVWPVYKDVKSFWNASRTGYTPTLIVTYGSQFGENYWYDRNEVWKNEHLLSFTPPSIIDARSRRRSTSEYGDYGHIDAAKATKYIADGGTRVNLGAHGQLQGLGAHWELWMLGQGGFTPMQALRCATINGAAYLGMDKEIGSLEVGKLADLVILNQNPLDDIRHSDNIKYVMVNGRLYDSDSMNQIGNTEKPRMRFWWQLNRGEMVSLPVGSTETYLFGTSDGEN from the coding sequence ATGAAAAAAGCTTACTTAGGCGTGCTCTTTACGCTGATCACCATACCACTATGGGCGCAGCGTTGGAATGTAGAGACCTCGCAAGGCAATACCAAAAAAGTGACCATCAATACCAACGAAGGTACCTGGATGAATCTTGATGTTAGCCCAGATGGCAAGACCATCGCTTTCGACCTGCTTGGCGACATATACATCATGCCTATAACTGGCGGCAAGGCCACATTGATCAGCGGCGGTAAGGCCTGGGAGGTACAGCCCCGCTTTAGCCCAGATGGTAAGCAGATCGCTTTTACCAGTGATCGCGATGGTGGCGACAATATCTGGATCATGAATGCCGACGGTGGCGCCCGACATCCGGTCACTAAGGAGAACTTCAGACTACTCAACAATCCAGCCTGGACGCCGGATGGCCAGTACATCGTAGCACGTAAGCACTTTACCGCCACTCGTTCACTGGGTGCGGGAGAGTTGTGGATGTACCATAAAATTGGTGGCGAAGGCGTACAACTCACCAAACGCAAGAACGACCAGCAGGATGCAGGCGAACCGGTGGTATCGCCCAAAGGCACCTTTGTTTACTGGAGCGAGGATGTTACGCCGGGGCCTAACTTTCAATACAATAAAGACCCTAATCAAGGCATCTACGCCATTAAAAGGCTGAACCGCAACACCGGCGAGACCGAGACCGTGACCGGAGGTGCAGGCGGCGCCTGTCGTCCGCAGCTATCACATGATGGCAAACTGTTAGCATTTGTGAAACGCGTTCGGTTAAAGTCAGTGCTGTACATCCATAACCTTGGCACAGGCGAGGAATGGCCGGTTTATAACAACTTGTCGCATGACCAGCAAGAGACCTGGGCGATCTTCGGCACTTATCCGAATTTCAACTGGCTGCCCGATGATCAGCATATCATCTTTTACGCTAACGGCAAGATCTGGAATGTGGACATCTCCACGCTTAATGCCACCAATATCCCATTCGAGGTCACCTCGCAGCAAAGCATAACCGATGCGCTGCACTTCCAGCAAAAGGTATTTCAAGAAGAGTTCACGGTAAAGATGATCAGGCAGCTTACCACCTCGCCCGATGGTAAGCGCGTGGCGTTCAACGCCGCCGGCTATATCTATCTGAAAGACCTTCCTTCAGGCAAGCCTGAACGTGTCACCACCTCGCGCGAATTCGAGTATGAGCCATCCTTCAGCCCCGATGGTAAGCAATTGGTTTACACCACCTGGAGCGATGAGAACAAAGGGACCGTCAGCATGGTAGACCTAACCACCAAACGCATTACCCGCGTTACTACTGAAAGGGGCTTGTATTACTCACCCAAGTTCTCCAACAAGGGTGATAAGATCATTTACCGCAAAGGTGAGGGCAATGATGTGTTAGGCTATGCTTTTGGAAAAGAACCGGGCATCTATATCGCACCTGCTACCGGCGGTTCGCCTCAATTGATCCTGAATAACGGGGTGCGTCCACAGTTCAGCAGTGACGACAGCAAGATATTTTACCAGAGCACCGAAGCCGATAAAAAGGCCTTTAAGATGCTTGACCTGTTAAAGCCGGGAATTTCGCCAAAGACATTATATACATCGCAGTATGCTACGCAGTTCAGCCCGAGTCCTGATGGTAAGTGGATGGCCTTTACTGAGCTGTACAACTGCTATATCACACCCATGACGATGACCGGTAATGCGCAGGAGCTATCGTCTACCAACAAAGCACTGCCCCTAAGCCGTCTTACGCGAGATGCCGGAACCTACCTGCATTGGAGCCGTAACAGTGAGCAATTGATGTGGACCCTTGGCCCAAAATATTACAAACGCAGCATTCGCCAGGCGTTTCCGTTCACTGACATGGATAACGATAAGGAAAAGCCATCGACCGATACCGCCGGGACCGATATTGGCCTGAGGCTGAGGACCGATGTACCGGCCGGGAAGATAGCGTTCACGAACGTGCGTATCATTACCATGAAGGGCGAAGAAGTGATCGACAAAGGTACCATTGTGATCGATCAGAACGTGATCATGGCATTGGGCAAGGATGTGACACCACCTGCTGATGCTAAGGTGTACAATATGCAAGGCAAGACCATCATCCCTGGCTTGGTGGACGTGCACGGGCATTTAGGGGTAAGTCCTGACGGCATATCGCCCCAGCAGGACTGGCATTACTTTGCCAACCTGGCCTATGGTGTGACCACCTCGCACGACCCATCCAGTAACACCGAGATGGTGTTCAGCCAGTCGGAAATGTTGAAGGCGGGCAATATGGTGGGCCCAAGGGTATACTCGACAGGTACGATACTTTACGGCGCCGATGGCGACTTTAAAGCGGTGATCAATAGCGTTGACGACGCGTTATCACATTTGCGCCGGCTCAAGGCAGTAGGCGCGTTCTCTGTGAAAAGTTATAATCAACCACGACGCGAACAGCGCCAGCAGATCATTGAGGCGGCCCGCCAACTGCAAATGGAAGTGGTGCCCGAGGGCGGTTCTACCTTTTTTACCAATATGAGTATGATCGCCGACGGCCATACCGGCATCGAACACAATATACCCGTTTGGCCGGTCTATAAGGATGTGAAAAGCTTTTGGAACGCCAGCCGAACCGGTTACACGCCTACGCTGATCGTGACCTACGGCAGCCAGTTCGGTGAGAATTATTGGTACGACCGCAATGAGGTCTGGAAGAATGAACATTTACTAAGCTTTACACCGCCGTCCATCATTGATGCAAGGTCGCGCAGGCGCAGTACCTCCGAGTATGGTGACTACGGCCACATCGATGCGGCTAAAGCCACCAAATACATTGCCGATGGTGGCACACGTGTCAACTTAGGTGCACACGGTCAACTGCAAGGATTGGGTGCGCATTGGGAACTGTGGATGCTGGGACAGGGCGGCTTTACTCCCATGCAGGCACTGCGCTGTGCAACCATTAACGGTGCGGCTTACTTAGGCATGGATAAAGAGATCGGCTCATTAGAGGTTGGCAAACTGGCCGACCTGGTGATCCTGAACCAAAACCCGCTGGACGATATCCGACATAGTGACAACATCAAATATGTGATGGTGAACGGCCGTTTGTACGACTCCGACTCCATGAACCAGATCGGCAACACCGAAAAGCCACGTATGCGCTTTTGGTGGCAGCTTAACCGCGGAGAGATGGTGAGCTTGCCGGTGGGCAGCACCGAAACTTATCTGTTCGGTACCAGTGATGGGGAGAATTAA
- a CDS encoding dicarboxylate/amino acid:cation symporter: MKDLYKNYSGIIWLLTGILLGSLAGSIFGKKIEVLKPIGDIFLNLLFTAVIPLVFFAIASAIAGLERGNKLTRIMGVMCAVFLGTVLVSAMVTIIAVWLFPIHETLTGVKLIEATSDRSVGDQITNIFTTGEFYQLLSRKSMLAMIIFSVIIGFATLRAGEKGEAFRRFLQAGNEVFKQVFILIMKMGPLGLGAYFAYQVGVFGPQLFGAYARSLGLYYSVGAVYFVVGFSAYAFIAGGIKGVRKFWKNNIVPSATAVGTCSSIATIPANMDAAKNIGIPDVITNVTIPLGATLHKDGSSISSIIKMAVVFALFGKSFNSVDVIVLALGMTVLVSLVEGGIPNGGYVGELLFISAYGFPPEALPPAMIIGTLVDPMATLLNATGDTVAAMLIARFTEGRGWMDRANEPLTSPSVSTA; the protein is encoded by the coding sequence ATGAAAGATCTTTACAAGAATTACAGCGGCATTATCTGGCTTTTGACCGGCATCCTGTTAGGCAGCCTGGCCGGGTCCATTTTCGGCAAAAAGATAGAAGTGCTGAAACCCATCGGCGACATCTTTCTCAACCTGCTGTTCACCGCGGTGATACCCTTGGTCTTCTTTGCCATCGCATCGGCTATAGCCGGGCTGGAGAGGGGCAACAAGCTGACCAGGATCATGGGAGTGATGTGCGCCGTGTTCTTAGGAACAGTCTTGGTATCGGCCATGGTGACGATCATAGCAGTATGGCTTTTCCCGATACATGAAACGCTTACGGGTGTTAAGCTTATAGAAGCTACCAGCGATCGATCGGTCGGTGATCAGATCACCAATATATTCACCACGGGGGAGTTCTATCAGCTTTTATCGCGTAAAAGCATGTTGGCCATGATCATCTTTTCCGTTATCATTGGTTTTGCCACCTTACGGGCGGGGGAGAAGGGAGAGGCGTTCCGTCGGTTCCTGCAAGCCGGTAACGAGGTGTTCAAACAAGTGTTCATCCTGATCATGAAGATGGGGCCGTTGGGCTTGGGCGCTTACTTCGCTTACCAGGTGGGCGTGTTCGGCCCACAATTATTTGGCGCTTATGCGCGGTCGTTAGGCTTATATTACAGCGTTGGTGCCGTTTATTTTGTGGTGGGATTTAGTGCCTACGCGTTCATAGCCGGTGGCATCAAAGGAGTTCGTAAATTCTGGAAGAACAATATCGTGCCATCGGCCACGGCCGTGGGCACTTGCAGCAGCATAGCCACCATCCCGGCAAATATGGATGCGGCCAAGAACATCGGCATCCCCGACGTGATCACCAACGTGACCATTCCTTTAGGGGCGACCTTGCACAAAGACGGCTCCAGCATATCATCCATCATCAAAATGGCGGTAGTATTTGCCCTGTTCGGCAAGAGTTTTAATAGTGTGGATGTGATCGTGCTCGCTTTGGGCATGACCGTGCTGGTAAGCCTGGTGGAAGGTGGTATACCGAATGGCGGTTATGTAGGCGAGTTGCTATTTATATCGGCTTATGGTTTCCCGCCCGAGGCATTGCCACCGGCCATGATCATTGGTACCTTAGTGGATCCCATGGCCACCCTGTTGAACGCAACAGGTGACACGGTAGCGGCTATGCTCATTGCCCGTTTTACCGAAGGAAGGGGTTGGATGGATAGGGCAAATGAACCGCTGACCTCGCCAAGCGTAAGCACTGCCTAA